The following proteins are co-located in the Fodinibius salicampi genome:
- a CDS encoding amidohydrolase family protein — protein sequence MRIQIVLLGLVGLLLSCSTQETVDADKVIENVGVITMDNDGKVLQNRTVFIKDDQIVRIVTADQAGIPETASRIDGEGKFLIPGLSEMHAHIPSGDAEQEYVEDVLFLYLSNGITTIRGMLGEPSHLDLQKQAAQNEIVSPRVYTSGPGFSGESVDSLEHARQRVRDQHEAGYDFLKIFPGLTLEEYNAIAEEANKVGIEFSGHVPASVGLERAIEAGQTTIDHLDKYMEALAGDTLDTEEVEDPGVIYFGMHAVPYVDRSRVPEVAKMTAESGTWNVPTQALLEHVLGTDPPEELAERPEFQYMPNETVEQWIDSKKSITGHDIYTEELAKEYLRLRRDMIKALHDAGADLLLGSDAPQIFNVPGFSVHHELRYIVNSDLTPYQALRTGTYNTAKYLDDLENSGTIAEGKVADMVLLESNPLDDISNSNNIAGVMYRGNWLSREDIDKRLESIAKKHQ from the coding sequence ATGCGGATACAAATAGTGCTATTAGGGCTAGTGGGATTATTGCTCAGCTGTTCGACACAGGAAACGGTTGATGCCGATAAAGTGATCGAAAATGTAGGAGTCATTACAATGGACAATGACGGGAAGGTCCTGCAGAATCGTACCGTATTCATTAAGGATGATCAGATTGTACGAATTGTCACGGCAGATCAGGCAGGGATACCAGAAACAGCCAGCCGGATTGACGGAGAGGGGAAATTCCTGATCCCCGGTTTATCGGAAATGCACGCCCATATTCCATCCGGGGATGCAGAGCAGGAATATGTGGAGGATGTGCTGTTTCTCTATCTCTCCAATGGTATTACGACTATCCGGGGGATGCTGGGAGAACCATCCCATCTTGATTTGCAAAAGCAAGCCGCTCAAAATGAAATCGTAAGTCCCCGGGTTTACACTTCAGGTCCGGGTTTCAGTGGGGAGAGCGTAGACAGCCTTGAGCACGCCCGGCAGAGGGTTCGCGACCAGCACGAGGCCGGATACGATTTCTTAAAAATATTTCCCGGACTTACCCTGGAAGAATACAACGCAATCGCCGAAGAGGCGAATAAAGTTGGTATTGAGTTTTCCGGACATGTCCCTGCTTCCGTTGGACTAGAAAGGGCTATTGAAGCAGGACAAACGACGATTGACCACCTGGACAAATATATGGAGGCCTTGGCAGGAGACACACTGGATACGGAGGAGGTTGAAGATCCCGGAGTTATTTATTTTGGGATGCACGCAGTGCCCTATGTTGACCGGAGCCGTGTACCGGAGGTTGCTAAGATGACGGCAGAAAGCGGAACCTGGAATGTCCCGACACAAGCTTTGCTTGAACATGTACTGGGTACAGACCCGCCGGAAGAACTGGCCGAGCGCCCGGAATTTCAATATATGCCCAATGAAACGGTTGAACAGTGGATAGACAGCAAAAAGTCAATTACCGGCCATGATATATATACCGAAGAGTTAGCAAAGGAATATTTACGGCTCCGTCGTGATATGATCAAGGCGCTGCACGATGCGGGGGCAGACCTCTTGCTGGGTTCCGATGCTCCTCAAATCTTTAATGTCCCTGGATTTTCGGTTCACCATGAGCTGCGTTATATCGTGAATTCAGACCTGACACCCTACCAGGCATTGAGAACCGGTACCTATAATACGGCCAAATATTTGGATGACCTGGAGAATAGCGGGACTATTGCTGAAGGAAAAGTAGCGGATATGGTTTTGCTGGAATCCAATCCACTGGATGATATTTCCAATTCAAATAATATTGCCGGGGTCATGTATCGCGGTAACTGGCTTTCCAGAGAGGATATTGACAAGCGACTGGAATCCATCGCTAAAAAGCATCAGTAG